A section of the Microbacterium sp. MM2322 genome encodes:
- a CDS encoding ABC transporter ATP-binding protein yields the protein MPFQTSPAAGAPLLQVRDLAVEFQTIDGSVRAVEGVDLDLAAGETVAIVGESGSGKSTTAMAVIGLLAGNGRVAQGSIRLDGQELVGASESTMRSIRGAQIGLVPQDPMSNLNPTSKIGTQVGETLLAHGLATKKDVDRKVVETLAAAGLPNAEERAKQYPHEFSGGMRQRALIAIGLACNPRLLIADEPTSALDVTVQKTILDQLGRMTTELGTSVLLITHDLGLAAERAARVVVMHRGRIVEQGPARQILEDPQHPYTQSLVQAAPSVAVARLRPEAFSAPVADAAPKPVDNIVEVEGLTKLYKVRGQKEDFAAVKDVSFAIPRGETVAIVGESGSGKTTTARMLLKVVDPTEGKIRFDGADVASLKGRQLREFRQKVQPIFQDPYSSLNPMFTIERIVQEPLDFYNRGSAKDRAARVRKLLDDVALPESTLRRYPSELSGGQRQRVAIARALALSPDLIVCDEPVSALDVLVQDQILTLLRDLQSEYGLSYLFISHDLAVVRLISDYVCVMKDGALIEAASSEEIFTNPRDPYTRNLLASIPGNELDIAV from the coding sequence ATGCCCTTCCAGACCTCCCCCGCCGCCGGCGCGCCCCTCCTGCAGGTCCGCGACCTCGCCGTCGAGTTCCAGACCATCGACGGTTCCGTGCGGGCGGTCGAGGGCGTCGACCTCGACCTCGCCGCCGGTGAGACGGTCGCGATCGTCGGCGAGTCCGGCTCGGGCAAGTCGACGACGGCGATGGCGGTGATCGGCCTGCTGGCCGGCAACGGCCGCGTCGCGCAGGGCAGCATCCGTCTCGACGGTCAAGAGCTCGTGGGCGCCTCCGAGTCGACGATGCGCAGCATCCGCGGTGCGCAGATCGGACTCGTCCCGCAGGACCCGATGTCGAACCTCAACCCGACGTCGAAGATCGGCACGCAGGTCGGCGAGACCCTGCTCGCCCACGGCCTGGCGACGAAGAAGGACGTCGACCGCAAGGTCGTCGAGACCCTCGCCGCCGCGGGTCTGCCGAACGCCGAGGAGCGGGCGAAGCAGTACCCGCACGAGTTCTCGGGCGGCATGCGCCAGCGCGCGCTCATCGCGATCGGCCTCGCCTGCAACCCGCGCCTGCTGATCGCCGACGAGCCCACGAGCGCCCTCGACGTGACCGTGCAGAAGACGATCCTCGACCAGCTCGGCCGCATGACCACCGAGCTCGGCACCTCCGTGCTCCTCATCACGCACGACCTCGGGCTCGCCGCCGAACGCGCCGCGCGCGTCGTCGTCATGCACCGCGGGCGCATCGTCGAGCAGGGCCCGGCCCGGCAGATCCTCGAGGACCCGCAGCATCCCTACACGCAGTCCCTCGTGCAGGCGGCGCCCTCGGTCGCCGTCGCACGGTTGCGGCCCGAGGCGTTCAGCGCGCCGGTTGCGGATGCCGCGCCGAAGCCCGTCGACAACATCGTCGAGGTCGAGGGACTCACCAAGCTCTACAAGGTGCGAGGTCAGAAGGAGGACTTCGCCGCCGTCAAGGACGTGTCGTTCGCCATCCCGCGCGGGGAGACCGTCGCGATCGTCGGCGAGTCCGGTTCGGGCAAGACGACGACGGCACGGATGCTGCTGAAGGTCGTCGACCCGACGGAGGGCAAGATCCGCTTCGACGGTGCGGATGTGGCATCCCTCAAGGGCCGTCAGCTGCGGGAGTTCCGTCAGAAGGTGCAACCGATCTTCCAGGACCCGTACTCGTCGCTGAACCCGATGTTCACGATCGAGCGGATCGTGCAGGAGCCGCTCGACTTCTACAACCGCGGGTCGGCGAAGGACCGGGCGGCGCGGGTGCGGAAGCTGCTCGACGACGTCGCCCTGCCCGAATCGACGCTGCGGCGTTACCCGTCGGAGCTGTCGGGCGGTCAGCGGCAGCGCGTCGCGATCGCGCGCGCCCTCGCCCTGTCCCCGGATCTCATCGTCTGCGACGAGCCCGTGTCGGCGCTCGACGTGCTCGTGCAGGACCAGATCCTGACGCTCCTGCGCGACCTGCAGAGCGAGTACGGCCTCAGCTACCTGTTCATCTCGCACGACCTCGCCGTCGTCCGCCTCATCAGCGACTACGTCTGCGTGATGAAGGACGGGGCGCTCATCGAAGCCGCCTCGAGCGAGGAGATCTTCACGAACCCGCGCGACCCGTACACGCGGAACCTCCTCGCCTCGATCCCCGGCAACGAGCTCGACATCGCCGTCTGA